Proteins encoded within one genomic window of Hermetia illucens chromosome 2, iHerIll2.2.curated.20191125, whole genome shotgun sequence:
- the LOC119647650 gene encoding uncharacterized protein LOC119647650, translated as MPIIHYSDLWNTPINYNIYEPSEVVLSNFGSQLVVIAVLDEETTRNTILRNTLRLVERNPNINVILISRLKNPRRSMIARGLFWRCFQFGLLNVFLLATHSPKEAFTFDPFNGFRLIKIRNINNFSRRKIINLNKYKFKIFKFGLPPKVILPQEGEDDLDLKGLVGNIVKSYIEKRNASVQYVKMEADSVSPYVDLLQFSVNKLIDFALHPVPIGHFLWGQLSYPITMEENCVIVPVPKIIPSHQNLLLPFQRDVWLAVICGIFYLTIIIYIVNSLVIGKKDIWDAFVAVFSLIISIPAMGQMSRIKVQKIVFYLPLFLFGFILSNLYLSFLTTFLTSPAYEREINTLEDIYDAGLKIVAETVEKIELDRHTNYAEYFPLLKPIHYSECKRIKDILDNSNALLLGSDSWDFLDETQRYRNYVRFRKSKICIYPFAMAILFHFDSPIVEDFNEHTLLIHQSGLFAYWKRHAFFEAIWAGYVNTTRNPVREGPVQLSLEHMRLAFLTLIFGLITSKLAFFVEYISRRKFL; from the coding sequence ATGCCCATCATTCATTATTCTGATTTATGGAACACGCCGATCAATTACAACATATACGAGCCCTCGGAAGTTGTACTTTCGAATTTCGGGAGTCAGTTGGTAGTGATTGCAGTTCTCGACGAGGAAACAACCAGAAATACCATCTTAAGGAACACCCTCAGGCTGGTTGAACGAAATCCAAATATAAACGTAATTCTAATTTCGAGGTTGAAAAATCCACGAAGGTCAATGATCGCTCGGGGACTCTTCTGGAGATGCTTTCAATTTGGATTATTAAACGTTTTTCTGTTGGCAACACATAGTCCTAAGGAAGCTTTTACATTTGACCCATTTAATGGATTTCGGTTAATCAAAATTAGGAATATTAACAATTTTTCCAGacgtaaaataattaatttaaataagtaTAAGTTTAAGATTTTCAAGTTTGGTTTGCCACCTAAAGTTATCCTACCCCAGGAGGGCGAAGATGATCTCGATTTGAAAGGGCTCGTAGGCAACATAGTCAAAAGCTATATCGAGAAGAGGAACGCTAGTGTACAGTATGTGAAAATGGAAGCAGATTCTGTATCGCCATACGTGGACTTATTACAATTCTCAGTAAATAAACTTATTGACTTTGCACTACACCCAGTCCCAATCGGACACTTTCTTTGGGGACAGCTTTCATATCCAATTACTATGGAAGAAAACTGTGTCATAGTTCCTGTGCCCAAAATCATCCCCAGCCATCAAAATTTGCTATTGCCTTTCCAAAGGGACGTTTGGTTAGCAGTTATTTGTGGTATATTTTATTTGACAATTATTATTTACATTGTGAACTCTTTAGTAATTGGGAAAAAGGATATCTGGGATGCGTTTGTTGCTGTTTTCTCTCTGATAATTAGCATACCTGCAATGGGGCAGATGAGCAGAATTAAGGTTCAGAAAATTGTTTTCTATTTACCTCTTTTTCTCTTTGGCTTCATTCTTTCCAATTTGTATCTTTCATTCTTGACCACATTCCTAACTAGTCCAGCATATGAACGTGAAATTAACACTCTCGAGGATATTTACGATGCTGGATTGAAAATAGTGGCTGAGACGGTCGAAAAAATCGAATTGGACCGTCATACTAACTATGCTGAGTATTTTCCCTTATTGAAACCGATACATTACTCAGAATGCAAGCGCATCAAAGATATCCTGGACAATTCGAACGCTTTGCTACTTGGTTCTGACTCTTGGGATTTTCTCGACGAAACCCAGCGATATAGAAATTATGTTCGATTtaggaaatctaaaatttgcataTATCCTTTTGCTATGGCTATACTCTTTCATTTTGATTCTCCCATCGTTGAAGATTTCAACGAACACACTTTATTAATACATCAATCAGGACTTTTTGCATATTGGAAAAGGCACGCATTTTTTGAAGCGATATGGGCCGGATACGTAAACACGACAAGAAATCCAGTCCGTGAAGGACCAGTTCAATTAAGCTTAGAACATATGAGACTTGCCTTCTTAACTTTAATTTTTGGGTTGATTACGTCTAAATTAGCTTTTTTTGTGGAATATATTTCACGTAGGAAGTTTTTGTAA